A window of Fervidobacterium sp. genomic DNA:
TATCTTCAGCCAACTTCGAAAAGACATTTTCAATTTTTAGTCACAACATTTCTATCAAACTGAAGTTTTGATATCTCATAGGAGTGATCAAGTTGCAGCTTTTGATCTTTGAATACAAAAAACTTTTTTCCAAGCCTTCGACTTATGTGGTATTAATCCTCGTTCCTTTTATTTTTGTATTCATAAATCTTGTTTTTTTTAGTTCTGTGAGTACTACAAAATTAAGTATAGGGGTCTACAGTAAAGATAGGTCTCCTCTTTCTAAATTTACAGTTGGTGTGGTTGTCTCTCTTTTTCGCGGTGGTACAATAAAATATGTTGATGAGAATTACCAGGAAAAGCTAAGAAGTGGGGAACTCAACGCAGTTGTTGTGATACCAGAAGATTTTACCAGTTCTCTATTTTCCGGCAAGAAGACAAAGCTCAAGTATATACCAAGTCCGATTAACACAGAATTGTCAGTTGCAGCCTATATTGTGTTTAGGCAGATGTTTGAGGATCTTGGTGGTGGTCCGTTTTTCAATCCAAAAGTTTTACGCGAGATGTATACAGCTTCGAATGTACCTGCGCCTGAACTCACTACAGATAAAACACTTGATTTTTCACATGCTTTTGCACCAAGTATGATTTTTATAGTTACAATGTTTGTTGGTTTGGTAATTGGTTCTGGACTAATTTCTCGTGAAA
This region includes:
- a CDS encoding ABC transporter permease, translating into MQLLIFEYKKLFSKPSTYVVLILVPFIFVFINLVFFSSVSTTKLSIGVYSKDRSPLSKFTVGVVVSLFRGGTIKYVDENYQEKLRSGELNAVVVIPEDFTSSLFSGKKTKLKYIPSPINTELSVAAYIVFRQMFEDLGGGPFFNPKVLREMYTASNVPAPELTTDKTLDFSHAFAPSMIFIVTMFVGLVIGSGLISREKEAGIFRLLALSKIKISSYFFLKFLVLFSLSTTSGLISYLIFYFLGLKINFIYFLILVPINAIFYTLFGLLISVLAPNSLSSNLIGSTLAVVFLLSSGTLVSVNQIPESFKHFVTYSIIYKSTYIVRNIQFFGRSNDVIKLIFELLSFSIISSLIICVISIIALFTCLGPDNLPGVKNLWT